The Negativicutes bacterium sequence TTCTTTGGCGAAAACTTTTTCTGTATTTAAGTTTTCTAGCAATTTTAAGTATCTTTCTTCATGTTCTTTCTCAATTTTACCAACACCCTCAAATAACGCTGCAATTTTATCAAAACCCTCGGCTCTAGCATCTTTAGCAAATTGAGCATACATATCAGTCCACTCATAATTTTCACCCAAAGCCGCATCTTTTAAATTTTCGGCAGTCGAAGGAATTCCTTCATGCAATAATTTAAACCAAATTTTAGCATGTTCTTTCTCATTAGCTGCTGTTTCTTCAAAAATTGCAGCAATTTGATTAAAGCCTTCTTTTTTTGCTTTAGCAGCATAATAAGTATATTTATTGCGAGCTTGAGATTCCCCCGCAAATGCTGTTTGTAAATTTTGTTCTGTTTTTGTTCCTTTTAAATTCATCATTCCAACTCCTTAATTAAATTTTATAATTAATAATAATTATCCGTTAGTTATTATTATAGTTGTTATTTTTATTTTGTCAAGCTTTCCTTAAGCTTTTACTTTTAGAAAAATTAAGAGGTATCATCCTTGCTACCTCACAACTTAACTAGCCGTAACTGCTTTCGGACCTCTCGATAAAGCAATTTTTCCGGTTCTAACAATTTCAATTATCTCATATTCTGATAAAACTTCACATAAGGCATCAATTTTATTTTCTTCGCCGGTTAATTCGATGACCATGGTCTCTCTATTAACATCAACTATTTTTGCCCTGAAAATTTCAACGATATTAACGATATCTGAGCGTGTTGCTGGATTTGCTTTTACTTTAATTAGTACTAACTCTCTTTGAATTGAGTCAACGGTTGTTAAATTAACAATTTTAATAACATCAATTAATTTTGATAATTGATTGATAACCTGATCTAATTGAAATTCATCATCAACATCTACAACAATATTTATCCTAGTAATATCAGGTTCTTCCGAATGTCCGGCGGCAATACTTTCAATATTAAACGCCCGCCGGCTGATCAAGCCGGCAATATGTGTTAAAACACCAGGTTTATTATCTACTAACACAGCTAAGGTGTATTTCATTTTTCATCCCCCAATATCATTTGGTTCAATCTTCCACCGGCCGGTACCATCGGCAATACATTTTCCGCCGTCGGCAAACAAACATCGACTAACGCCGGTGCTTCAACTGCTAGCGCCTCTTTTAAGATATTGCGTAAGTCTTGTTTATTTTCAATGCGATAGCCCACTACGCCCATCGCTTCCGCTAATTTCACAAAATCAGTATTACCATAAACACTCGAGTGTGAATATCTTTCGCCATAAAACATTCTTTGCCATTGTGTAACCATCCCCAACACGCGGTTATTCATAACAACTACTTTTACATTAATACCACAGTCACTGGCAGTTGCTAGCTCCTGGCAATTCATCATAATACTGCCATCACCGGAAATGAGCACTACCTGCTTGGTCGGATTGGCAATTTTAGCGCCCAGTGCCGCGGGCAGACCATAGCCCATCGTCCCTAAGCCCCCGGAAGTTAAAAAGGTGCGTGGTTTTCGAAACTTATAAAACTGGGCTGTCCACATTTGATGTTGCCCCACATCAGTAACAATGATGGTATTTTCATCAGATAGTTCACTAATTATTTCAATAACTTCTTGTGGCATCACACAGTCCGCACATTTATCATAACTAAGCGGTTGCTCACTTTTCCATTGAAGCGTTTGTTTTAACCATAAATCTACCTGTTCTTGCCAGCCCACACTACATTTAACCATTTTTTCACAAAGAAGTGGTAAGGACCATCTTAAATCACCCACTACTTTATAATCTGCAATAACGTTTTTATTTATCTCCGCCGGATCAATATCAAAATGCACTACTTTCGCCGCCGGAGCAAATTCTTTTACTAAACCAGTAACTCGGTCATCAAAGCGTACCCCAATGCCAATTAGCATATCACAATGGGTTGCCGCCATATTAGCCGCATAAGTGCCATGCATCCCCACCATCCCCAAAAAATTATTGTGGCTGTTTTCGATGCTACCAAGCCCCATCAAACTGCTAATCACCGGAATATTAGTTTTTGAGATTAACTCTTTGATTTTTTCTTGCATTTCCGCAATAATGACACCACCACCAATAAACAGCAATGGCTTTTTCGCTTTATCTAAAGCTTCCAAAAAAACGTCAATATCAGTTTCAGTGCCGATACACTCACCATTATAACCTTTTAACTTAACCGTTTTAGGATAAACAAAATCAAGCTCCATATTAAAAACATCACGCGGAATATCCACCACTACCGGCCCTGGTCGACCGGTTTTTGCAATATAAAACGCTTCTTTTAAAACTCTTGGTAAATCTTCAACTTTTTTCACCAAAAAATTATGTTTTGTTATCGGTCTAGTAATACCGCAAATATCTGCTTCCTGAAATGAATCTTTACCAATTAAACCGACCCCTACCTGTCCCGTTATTGCAACTAACGGAATTGAATCCATATAAGCAGTAGCAATTCCCGTTACCAAGTTCGTCGCTCCTGGTCCAGAAGTCGCAATGCAAACACCAACTTTACCGGATGATCTGGCATAACCATCGGCAGCATGTACCGCCCCTTGCTCATGCCTCGTCAAAATATGTGGAAATTGTGCCTTATACAGCGCATCATATAGTGGCAATACCTGTCCACCGGGATAACCAAAGACAATTTCTACACCTTCATTTTTCAAACACTCTATTACAGCCTGGGCTCCATCGATTTTCAATTTAGCCCCCCCTTTACACATCATCTCTTTTTCATAATATTATAATACAAATTGTATACTCCTGCCAACTAATGTTTTGTCTGAAAAGTACAATGTCTATTTTACCGTCAGCATTTTTCAAGTTTTTTATCACAAAATAGTATAAAGCACGAAAATAACTAGTTACTTTAAATCTGCTTTAATAAAATAACTGTCTTTTCGTGCTTCATTAGCAAGAACTTTTTAAATGCTATTGTCTGTTATAGTATTGAACCAGCTCTTTTATTTTTAGTGCTAAATCAGCTGACAAACAGTCAGCTTGCACCTGCCACTGCCAATTAGCCTCCACCGATCCCGGTAAATTCATTCTCGCCGAGCTATCTAAATTTAGCCAGTCTTGTAATGGTATTATTGCAAACTTCGCTCTACTGCCATAAGCAAATTCTAATAAAAGATCACTCTCTGCACAGTTTTTTCTGACCTTAGTGCGTAAATATTTTATAATTTGCGTTTTCTTAGCTTCAGGCAAATCCTGACTCAGCCAACCGGATATAGTGTTATTATCATGTGTTCCAGTATAAATAATACTGTTATGGTCACAAGTAAATTTAATTTCTTCATTTTCATCTATCATTAACGAAAACTGTAAAATATTCATCCCCGGAAAATCAAAATGATGTTTTAAGGCAATAACTTCATTCGTAATATTACCCAAATCTTCGGCAATAATATGCAAATCACCAAACTTAGCTCTAATTGCGGCAAATAATTCTTGTCCGGGTGCTTTAACCCACCTTCCTTTAACAGCATCCTTCTGCCCAAAAGGAACTTCCCAATATGCTTCAAACCCTCTAAAATGATCCACTCTAATCATATCCACCAAATTTAATAACGTTTTAAAGCGCTCTATCCACCATTGATAATCCGTCTTAGCTAGCACCTTCCAATCATAATGAGGATTACCCCATAACTGACCAGTTTCACTAAAATAATCCGGCGGTACTCCCGCCACCGTTAACGGACTGCCATCAGTCGCCAATTTAAATATTTTTTGATTAGCCCAGACATCTGCACTATTGTGCGATACAAAAATCGGCAAATCACCAATAATCTTTATTCCTTTACTGTTAGCATAGCGCTTTAGCTTCAGCCATTGTCTTTGGAAAAGGTATTGCGTAAATTTATAATAATTAATTTCATCCAATAATTCCGCTGTAGCTTGGGAAATAGCCACCGTCTCCCGTACTCTTAGCGCTGTTGGCCACTTATCCCAACTTTTAAAAGAGAATTTTTCACTGAGGGCCATAAATAACGCAAAATCATTTAGCCAAAAACTCTGTTGCTGACAAAACTCCTCATAATCTGTACTGCCTTTAAAATTAGTAAAGGCAACCTTTAAATACTTCCTACACACCGTTAGGCTATTACAACTTTGTGCTGCCGAAAATTCAGCTTTAAATTGATTTAATAGCGCCGGCGTTAATAGTTGTGAGGTCATTAATTCTTCAAAATCCAATAAATTAACATTACCCGCAAAAGCTGAGACTGATTGATAAGGCGACCCCACATTATCAGGAATATTTAGCGGTAAAATCTGCCACAAGCTTTGTCCGGCTTTTTCCAAAAAGTCTATAAACTCATATGCTGCCCTTCCCATAGTGCCTTGTCCATAAGCACTTGGTAAGGAGGTTGGATGCATCAAGATTCCCGCCTTTTTCTGATATTGTGGCGTAACATCTTGCAAAACAATAACACTTAAGGGCTCAACGATTATATTAACTTGACCAAAAGAAACACTATATTGACAAGAAGTTAACACATCTTCCATAATTCCAACACTGATTTCCGGTACTTCAAGCGTTAGCTCATACTTTTCACTTTTACTCCGATTAAAAATCACTATAAAAATGCCATTTTCTGCTGGTTGCCCAAAAACATCAATGCCTTGATTAATAACTCGGCTATAAATAAAAATATCATCTTCCGCTTGTAATATTTTAAAACTGCCGGTTCTTAAGGCCGGATTGGCGTTACGAACTGCAATTATTTGTTTATACCACTCCAATAATTTCTTATCTTCATTCCCCCAAATAAAACTGCCTCGATTATGCGGGTCCTTGTAACCTTGCATCCCTACTTCGTCACCATAATAAATACTAGGCACTCCCGGAAAAGTCATTTGCCACGTCGCTAATAGTTTCAGGCGCTGCATCGCCAACTTATATTGTTCTAATGGTAACTGATAATCCGCGATTTCTGTATCAGGCATAAATTCATTAATCTGGGCTTCCCCTAAAATAGTCATTATCCTAACTTCATCATGGCTCCCCACCAAATTCATCATCGCATAGAAGTTTTCCAGCGGATAATTTTCATATAAACTCAACACTAATCTTTGTGCTAACTTAGCATCACTATGTCCTAAAATAAAATCAATTAAAATTCGACGAAAAGGATAATTCATCACTGAATCAAGCTCATCGCCATTAAGATATTCTCTGATCTTGCCATAACTGGCTTTATGGGATGCATCTTCCCAAACTTCACCAATTAATACCGCTTCAGCATTTTCTTGCTTTAAGGTCTTGTAGAAATTTTTCAAAAATTGATCCGGGATCTCATCGACCACATCTAAACGCCAGCCTTTAATTCCTTGTGCCAGCCAGTATTTTAAAACGCTCTCATTGTTATTGATAATAAAATCTTGATACTGTAAATCCAACTCATTCACATTCGGTAATGTGTCAAATCCCCACCAACTTTGATATTTATCGGGATAATCTTCAAAACAGTACCAGCTATAATATGGTGACTTTTTACTTTGATAAGCTCCTAATGTCTCATAAGTCCCTTCTTTATTAAAATATTTGCTATCACTACCAGTATGAGAGAACACCCCATCTAAAAAAATAGCAATCCCTACTTTATTAGCTTCTTGGCATAACATTTTAAAAGTATTAAGATCACCCAACCACTCATCAATTTTATGATAATCTCCGGTATCATAACGATGATTACTCTGTGCTTCAAAGATAGGATTTAAATATATTACGCTAATTCCCAGCTCTTTAAGATATGGTAATTTAGCAATAATTCCGGCTAAGTTACCACCAAAAAAATCATAAGCAATAATATCTTTGGTTTTAACATCTTTAAAGTAAATAGGCTTACTCTGCCAACTACCATGAAGCAATCTATTTTTTTTATCAGTTAACATTAGCTTATTATCACGATAAAACCGATCCGGAAAAATTTGATAAATTATCGCATTTTTAAACCAAGTTGGCGTAGTAACGCCCTCTTGATAAATTGTTATCTGAAAGGACGGCGGTTCATGATTATACAAGCTACCTTCGCCACCTAAATTATCTTTATTGTTACCATAAAACAAAATATTTTCAGCTGTTTCAATGATAAAATAATACCAGATAATACCGTATTTTTCGCCAACAGGAATACTAGCTTCATAAACAGCCTCATCTTCCCTTAAAGTTGGTGCCGTCATATTAATAATTTGTGCACCTATCCCATCTTGCCATAAGCGCAATGTTACGGCTTTCACTGCTATTGATAATGAAATATCAATGCAAATTTTCACCGTCGTACTAGTTGCAACAGCACCGAATGGCTCTCGATATTTTAGTAGGTGCGAGTTATGCACTATTGGTTGTTTTTGCTCCATTTCTTAATCACCAACTATCCTAAAACTTAGAAAACTCAACTAGCCATAACTTAAAGAGCTATGGTTAGTTGAGTTTAGATTGTTTATTTTTCGCTATAAAACTAACCCATCTGACCTATTTTTGTTGTAAGTTTTCATAGAGTTTTAAATATTGTTTAGCGGAACGTTGCCAGCTAAAATCACTCTTCATCGCATTTTTGATGATACCTTGCCATACTGCTTTATCGTCATAGGCCCCTAATGCTTTTTTTATCGCAAACAACAATTCATGCGCATTATAGTTCGCAAAGGAAAAGCCATTACCGGTTCCATCATATTTATTATATGCTCTAACGGAATCTTTTAAGCCTCCGGTTTCTCTGACAATCGGAATAGTACCATATTTAAGCGCTATTAATTGTCCAATCCCGCAAGGCTCATATTGTGATGGCATTAAAAACATATCAGCCGCCGCATAAATCTGTTGCGCTAACTCATTGTCAAACATAATATTAGCGGAAACTTTACGCGGATATTTCCACGCCATATTTCTAAATAACTCTTCATATTGACTCTCCCCGGTACCAAGGATGACAATTTGTACATTTTCACCACTAATTAGTTCTTCAATAACATGCGCAATTAAGTCCAAGCCCTTAGGTGCTACCAGCCTTGCCACTAGCCC is a genomic window containing:
- a CDS encoding rubrerythrin family protein; this translates as MMNLKGTKTEQNLQTAFAGESQARNKYTYYAAKAKKEGFNQIAAIFEETAANEKEHAKIWFKLLHEGIPSTAENLKDAALGENYEWTDMYAQFAKDARAEGFDKIAALFEGVGKIEKEHEERYLKLLENLNTEKVFAKEDKVEWHCANCGHIHSGKTAPVICPVCDHPQAHFQVRATNY
- the malQ gene encoding 4-alpha-glucanotransferase yields the protein MEQKQPIVHNSHLLKYREPFGAVATSTTVKICIDISLSIAVKAVTLRLWQDGIGAQIINMTAPTLREDEAVYEASIPVGEKYGIIWYYFIIETAENILFYGNNKDNLGGEGSLYNHEPPSFQITIYQEGVTTPTWFKNAIIYQIFPDRFYRDNKLMLTDKKNRLLHGSWQSKPIYFKDVKTKDIIAYDFFGGNLAGIIAKLPYLKELGISVIYLNPIFEAQSNHRYDTGDYHKIDEWLGDLNTFKMLCQEANKVGIAIFLDGVFSHTGSDSKYFNKEGTYETLGAYQSKKSPYYSWYCFEDYPDKYQSWWGFDTLPNVNELDLQYQDFIINNNESVLKYWLAQGIKGWRLDVVDEIPDQFLKNFYKTLKQENAEAVLIGEVWEDASHKASYGKIREYLNGDELDSVMNYPFRRILIDFILGHSDAKLAQRLVLSLYENYPLENFYAMMNLVGSHDEVRIMTILGEAQINEFMPDTEIADYQLPLEQYKLAMQRLKLLATWQMTFPGVPSIYYGDEVGMQGYKDPHNRGSFIWGNEDKKLLEWYKQIIAVRNANPALRTGSFKILQAEDDIFIYSRVINQGIDVFGQPAENGIFIVIFNRSKSEKYELTLEVPEISVGIMEDVLTSCQYSVSFGQVNIIVEPLSVIVLQDVTPQYQKKAGILMHPTSLPSAYGQGTMGRAAYEFIDFLEKAGQSLWQILPLNIPDNVGSPYQSVSAFAGNVNLLDFEELMTSQLLTPALLNQFKAEFSAAQSCNSLTVCRKYLKVAFTNFKGSTDYEEFCQQQSFWLNDFALFMALSEKFSFKSWDKWPTALRVRETVAISQATAELLDEINYYKFTQYLFQRQWLKLKRYANSKGIKIIGDLPIFVSHNSADVWANQKIFKLATDGSPLTVAGVPPDYFSETGQLWGNPHYDWKVLAKTDYQWWIERFKTLLNLVDMIRVDHFRGFEAYWEVPFGQKDAVKGRWVKAPGQELFAAIRAKFGDLHIIAEDLGNITNEVIALKHHFDFPGMNILQFSLMIDENEEIKFTCDHNSIIYTGTHDNNTISGWLSQDLPEAKKTQIIKYLRTKVRKNCAESDLLLEFAYGSRAKFAIIPLQDWLNLDSSARMNLPGSVEANWQWQVQADCLSADLALKIKELVQYYNRQ
- the ilvN gene encoding acetolactate synthase small subunit, which gives rise to MKYTLAVLVDNKPGVLTHIAGLISRRAFNIESIAAGHSEEPDITRINIVVDVDDEFQLDQVINQLSKLIDVIKIVNLTTVDSIQRELVLIKVKANPATRSDIVNIVEIFRAKIVDVNRETMVIELTGEENKIDALCEVLSEYEIIEIVRTGKIALSRGPKAVTAS
- the ilvB gene encoding biosynthetic-type acetolactate synthase large subunit, which encodes MKIDGAQAVIECLKNEGVEIVFGYPGGQVLPLYDALYKAQFPHILTRHEQGAVHAADGYARSSGKVGVCIATSGPGATNLVTGIATAYMDSIPLVAITGQVGVGLIGKDSFQEADICGITRPITKHNFLVKKVEDLPRVLKEAFYIAKTGRPGPVVVDIPRDVFNMELDFVYPKTVKLKGYNGECIGTETDIDVFLEALDKAKKPLLFIGGGVIIAEMQEKIKELISKTNIPVISSLMGLGSIENSHNNFLGMVGMHGTYAANMAATHCDMLIGIGVRFDDRVTGLVKEFAPAAKVVHFDIDPAEINKNVIADYKVVGDLRWSLPLLCEKMVKCSVGWQEQVDLWLKQTLQWKSEQPLSYDKCADCVMPQEVIEIISELSDENTIIVTDVGQHQMWTAQFYKFRKPRTFLTSGGLGTMGYGLPAALGAKIANPTKQVVLISGDGSIMMNCQELATASDCGINVKVVVMNNRVLGMVTQWQRMFYGERYSHSSVYGNTDFVKLAEAMGVVGYRIENKQDLRNILKEALAVEAPALVDVCLPTAENVLPMVPAGGRLNQMILGDEK